A stretch of Candidatus Equadaptatus faecalis DNA encodes these proteins:
- a CDS encoding bifunctional 5,10-methylenetetrahydrofolate dehydrogenase/5,10-methenyltetrahydrofolate cyclohydrolase, which produces MTRLLEGKTPAKQIREWIASEISQLSFVPKLAAVQVGSDPASLNYVGSQIKAAHSVGACAEHIQFPADISKEQFTAEFGKIAENPDIDAIILMTPLPKGWNAGEIRAVIPPEKDIEGILPENLGRMYLGETDIPLPCTANSAVLLLEYYGMKSFEGKRCTIVGRSPNVGRAAALLMLHRQATVTVCHTRTSQEAFDKALADADVVISAAGQAGIIDQRKLKKSAWVADVGTNFVDGKLTGDVAPCEDNCVEALSPVPGGVGPLTVALLLSNLLLLATKRRLGKAVKLNMQNFCG; this is translated from the coding sequence ATGACACGGTTACTTGAAGGAAAGACTCCGGCAAAACAGATACGCGAATGGATTGCCTCTGAAATATCGCAGCTTTCTTTTGTTCCGAAGCTTGCCGCGGTGCAGGTGGGGAGCGATCCTGCCTCGCTGAATTACGTCGGAAGCCAGATAAAAGCGGCACATAGCGTCGGCGCATGCGCCGAGCATATTCAGTTTCCGGCTGATATATCAAAGGAACAATTCACGGCGGAATTTGGCAAAATCGCCGAAAATCCCGACATTGACGCGATTATTCTTATGACACCGCTTCCGAAGGGCTGGAACGCCGGCGAAATACGCGCGGTTATTCCTCCTGAAAAGGATATTGAGGGTATTCTGCCTGAAAATCTCGGGCGAATGTATCTCGGTGAGACGGATATACCACTGCCCTGCACGGCTAATTCCGCCGTTCTGCTGCTTGAATATTACGGCATGAAAAGCTTTGAGGGCAAACGCTGCACGATAGTCGGCAGAAGCCCGAACGTAGGAAGGGCAGCCGCCCTGCTCATGCTCCACCGTCAGGCGACCGTGACCGTATGCCACACGCGCACCTCGCAGGAAGCCTTTGACAAGGCTCTTGCAGACGCCGACGTTGTTATTTCGGCAGCCGGACAGGCAGGAATCATAGACCAGCGAAAACTTAAAAAAAGCGCTTGGGTCGCTGATGTCGGCACAAATTTCGTTGACGGAAAGCTGACGGGCGACGTTGCGCCGTGCGAAGACAACTGCGTTGAGGCGCTTTCGCCGGTGCCTGGAGGCGTAGGTCCCCTGACAGTTGCGCTTCTGCTCTCAAACCTTCTTCTGCTTGCCACAAAACGCAGGCTCGGCAAAGCAGTAAAACTCAATATGCAGAATTTCTGCGGTTAA
- the pssA gene encoding CDP-diacylglycerol--serine O-phosphatidyltransferase, with translation MITSGSVFCGIASLVMTQHCRFNAAALLIFFAVFFDVMDGRVARKLNGSSAFGEQLDSLADALSFGAAPAILVYSAYLSNTGINSTYLGGAADSLGIMAAAFFTLCGILRLARFNVCHIPEGPFQGLPIPAGGLTLASLVLARFQLSPLVVMFGMFFVGVLMVSSVPYCNAKKMHSGNVIKGRFYSVIALIAAIFFFLRFRGFIVVSLIYIATGLFGIDLAKWATKEDTAEIKE, from the coding sequence ATGATTACAAGCGGGAGCGTTTTCTGCGGCATCGCGTCTCTTGTCATGACGCAGCACTGCAGATTTAACGCGGCCGCTTTGCTGATATTCTTCGCTGTTTTCTTCGACGTTATGGACGGAAGAGTAGCCCGCAAACTGAACGGAAGCAGTGCTTTCGGAGAGCAGCTTGACAGTCTTGCCGACGCACTCAGCTTCGGGGCGGCGCCTGCAATTCTTGTTTATTCCGCGTATCTTTCCAACACAGGCATAAATTCAACCTATCTCGGCGGCGCTGCTGATTCTCTCGGGATTATGGCAGCAGCGTTTTTCACGCTTTGCGGAATTCTCCGCCTTGCCCGCTTCAACGTTTGCCACATTCCCGAGGGGCCTTTTCAGGGGCTGCCTATACCTGCCGGCGGTTTGACGCTTGCCTCGCTTGTGCTTGCGCGCTTTCAGCTTTCGCCGCTGGTTGTGATGTTCGGAATGTTTTTTGTCGGCGTGCTTATGGTCAGTTCCGTGCCTTACTGCAACGCGAAAAAAATGCACAGCGGAAACGTGATAAAAGGACGATTCTATTCCGTTATCGCTTTGATAGCGGCTATTTTCTTCTTCCTGCGCTTCAGAGGTTTTATTGTTGTTTCGCTTATATACATTGCAACAGGTCTTTTCGGCATAGATCTTGCCAAATGGGCAACAAAAGAAGATACAGCCGAAATTAAGGAATAG
- a CDS encoding phosphatidylserine decarboxylase family protein, with amino-acid sequence MSRYGWFEVGVFGFVFAAACFTSKCLACFLFFPLAFFIYFFRDPDREPEGEGWLSPADGRVVEIIDTEHEYLGKAVKIGIFMNGWDVHVNRFPFMGTVEYVRYMPGKKKVAFAPKASDVNERFYVGARSEDGRFLLCQIAGIMARRITKDVAIGDEYGRGERYGMIKLGSKVDLYLPASIRPVVNTGDRVKAGQTVIGVKRIERTE; translated from the coding sequence ATCTCGCGCTACGGATGGTTTGAGGTAGGCGTGTTCGGCTTTGTTTTTGCCGCCGCCTGCTTCACGTCAAAATGCCTGGCATGTTTTCTGTTTTTCCCGCTTGCTTTTTTCATCTATTTCTTCCGCGACCCTGACAGGGAGCCTGAAGGAGAAGGCTGGCTGTCGCCGGCTGACGGCAGGGTGGTTGAAATTATTGACACGGAACACGAATATTTGGGCAAGGCTGTTAAAATAGGTATTTTTATGAACGGCTGGGACGTTCACGTAAACCGTTTCCCGTTCATGGGAACAGTTGAATACGTAAGATACATGCCCGGAAAAAAGAAGGTGGCGTTTGCACCTAAAGCAAGCGACGTGAACGAAAGATTTTACGTCGGAGCAAGATCTGAGGACGGGCGTTTCCTTCTCTGCCAGATAGCGGGCATTATGGCGCGCCGCATTACCAAAGACGTTGCGATAGGCGACGAATACGGACGCGGCGAACGCTACGGAATGATTAAACTCGGCTCAAAGGTTGACCTGTATCTGCCTGCTTCAATACGGCCGGTTGTCAACACAGGCGACCGCGTTAAGGCAGGGCAGACTGTAATAGGGGTGAAAAGAATTGAAAGAACAGAGTAA
- the iorA gene encoding indolepyruvate ferredoxin oxidoreductase subunit alpha, which yields MKKIMTGNEAIARGAWEAGLHVAAAYPGTPSTEILENISTYPEIYCEWAPNEKVAVEVGAGAAFAGARAMSAMKHVGLNVAADPFFTLAYTGISGGYVINVADDPGMFSSQNEQDSRFYASHAKVPMLEPSDSQEAHDFIKKAFEISEKFDAPVLFRVSTRVCHSKSLVETGERTEIAVKPYSKNTPKYVMSPANAKQRKIVLEQRLKDLQAFSETTELNRTENNGSKIGVITSGISYQHAQEVFGGTVDYLKLGFTFPLPPELMLNFAAAHDEIYVIEENEPYLEGFAKQLGIDCVGREKLPFVGELTPEIIRRAFVPASEETGGYAVEAKAPPRPPVLCPGCTHRGFFYEIAKYKEKIITTADIGCYTLGSVPPLGVNDSVLCMGASISGGIGFRKALDKAGDSRKVFAVIGDSTFFHSGITGLIDAVVNKADIVVNILDNRITAMTGHQENPGTGRTLMGEPTHQVDLEALCLACGIKKENLRVIDPYNLKETAEAVKAGYEAKEPFVIITKRPCALIKEVMKERAKMKCAVDREKCVGCKLCLKAGCPALMVEDGKAKIDTAMCNGCEICAQICPKKAISREDL from the coding sequence ATGAAAAAAATTATGACAGGCAACGAAGCAATAGCACGGGGCGCATGGGAAGCGGGACTGCACGTTGCGGCAGCCTATCCCGGAACTCCGTCCACTGAAATTCTGGAAAACATATCAACTTATCCTGAAATCTACTGCGAATGGGCACCGAACGAAAAGGTGGCGGTCGAGGTGGGCGCGGGGGCTGCTTTTGCCGGTGCCAGAGCCATGTCCGCCATGAAGCACGTCGGGCTTAACGTTGCTGCAGACCCGTTTTTCACCCTCGCTTACACCGGAATTTCCGGCGGCTACGTAATAAACGTCGCCGATGACCCAGGCATGTTCAGCTCACAGAACGAGCAGGACAGCCGTTTCTACGCTTCCCACGCGAAGGTTCCCATGCTTGAGCCTTCAGACAGCCAGGAAGCTCACGATTTTATAAAAAAAGCTTTTGAAATATCCGAAAAATTTGACGCTCCGGTGCTTTTCCGCGTAAGCACGCGCGTATGCCACAGCAAATCTCTTGTTGAAACAGGCGAAAGAACGGAAATCGCGGTGAAACCGTATTCCAAAAACACTCCGAAATACGTTATGTCGCCGGCAAACGCAAAACAGAGAAAGATTGTTCTGGAGCAGAGGCTTAAGGATTTGCAGGCTTTCAGCGAAACAACCGAGCTTAACCGCACGGAAAACAACGGCAGCAAAATAGGCGTTATCACAAGCGGAATTTCCTACCAGCACGCGCAGGAAGTGTTCGGCGGCACGGTTGACTATCTCAAACTTGGCTTCACCTTCCCGCTTCCGCCGGAGCTTATGCTGAATTTTGCCGCGGCGCATGACGAAATATACGTTATAGAAGAAAACGAGCCTTATCTTGAAGGTTTTGCCAAACAGCTCGGAATAGACTGCGTCGGCAGGGAAAAACTTCCGTTTGTCGGCGAGCTTACGCCTGAAATCATCCGCCGCGCCTTTGTTCCTGCGTCTGAGGAAACAGGCGGCTACGCTGTTGAAGCCAAGGCTCCTCCCCGTCCGCCTGTGCTTTGCCCGGGCTGCACGCACAGAGGTTTCTTCTACGAAATAGCAAAATACAAAGAGAAAATCATAACGACCGCTGACATCGGCTGCTATACGCTTGGCTCGGTTCCACCGCTTGGCGTGAACGACAGCGTGCTCTGCATGGGCGCTTCAATTTCGGGCGGCATAGGCTTCCGCAAAGCGCTTGACAAAGCTGGCGACAGCAGAAAGGTATTCGCCGTTATCGGTGACTCCACCTTCTTCCATTCAGGCATAACAGGACTTATAGACGCAGTTGTCAATAAAGCGGATATTGTCGTCAACATTCTTGACAACCGCATTACGGCAATGACAGGACACCAGGAAAACCCCGGCACAGGCAGAACTCTTATGGGAGAGCCGACACACCAGGTTGACCTTGAGGCGCTGTGTCTTGCCTGCGGCATCAAAAAAGAAAATCTGCGCGTCATAGACCCGTACAATCTCAAAGAAACGGCAGAGGCGGTAAAAGCAGGTTATGAAGCCAAAGAACCGTTCGTAATCATAACAAAACGCCCCTGCGCGCTTATCAAAGAAGTGATGAAGGAACGCGCGAAGATGAAATGCGCCGTTGACAGGGAAAAATGCGTTGGCTGCAAGCTCTGCCTCAAAGCGGGCTGCCCCGCGCTTATGGTTGAAGACGGCAAGGCAAAGATAGATACGGCAATGTGCAACGGCTGTGAAATCTGCGCTCAGATTTGCCCCAAAAAAGCCATTTCAAGGGAGGATCTGTAA
- a CDS encoding YadA-like family protein, whose amino-acid sequence MGTTRAAKTAKKLAAVLMLVSFIFSTVSPAMATAKLDNDPGDMESTGIRIYDENSGMGGEEPHATGYYAIAMGLKATASGDYSTSMGYGSIASGRVSVAISNSVAAGSGSFAGGGDYDPATGFGTAGGTAYGRSSFAFGVGAVAGVDGDTTDGGQIAMGNNAQATHANSVALGNNSVTVADNTIAVGGTGYSTWKRITGVADGTAATDAATFGQLTNYTAVKVTGKDTSSSTDNLRTASGIELAAGDNIGFALDGNKLTISSTGGSGGDSIWEYDMTTGASGTGICVKNASNTADGNYSTSMGYATQSSGNYSTSMGYVTQSRGNYSTSMGSYTIASGDYSTAMGAGTIASGERTTAMGTGTRAIGNYSTAMGWSTSASGDYSTAMGDGTSASGDGSTAMGAGTTASGNASTAMGDSTTPSGRNYTTAMGYLTTATGSASTAMGWDTNASGDNSTSMGYFTNASGFASTAMGYRTNASGDVSTAMGWDTTASGWASTAMGWSTNASGTASTAMGDGTNASGTASTAMGDGTNASGFASTAMGYLTTASGGDSVSMGYASNAVGYGSFAGGGYSHSTSDYAAGGTAYGKSSFAFGIGAVAGVENQASTYAGTIALGNNAQAVHKNSVALGNNAVTRAVGDPITSATIGTTTYNFTGGSTAEGVVSIGGTGHLKQLINVANGAVACGSTDAVNGGQLYDIISQLPAGGGDWTAKVRTTDLAVNSSNPLEFVAGDGIELSADSTSGNKITIKATGGGTDEFVVRYDKDAVSGEKLNSVTLKDKDGGTTSQVALKNVAGGVADTDAVNVAQLKEVKNDVANLGSEVTTLGETVNTGWNAKVGDTTINVSPASKDLTFKGANENVVIKADAATNTITIDAKGSTDVAAAHYDTGTEQKVMTLAGEGGTTIKNVAAGVENTDAVNVGQLNSLAAATNQAIGDLAASTNNALGSMQNEINSVSGEVREVGAISAALAGLHYAEPSGEEGDRFAGAVAYGGYRGESAAAVGVAFKPNPNFMLSASTSVGNSQNAYNAGISYKFGKGNTAVTRAALQKQVKYVNEQNTALKAENAAQNTHIAKLENDKALQDEVIRKLLERVEKLENNKAKSAPVSEQKQPVKAEQPKVGQTKTVQPKPETKAAKANVSQTPVSGKNIQVFSSARRSDSQRLADSLNAKGYNAFVGDGVVKGRTYYRTFVDGGDNPQAVLGQLKAAGINGFIFK is encoded by the coding sequence ATGGGGACAACAAGAGCAGCAAAAACAGCAAAGAAACTTGCAGCAGTCCTAATGCTTGTATCGTTCATCTTCAGCACGGTATCGCCTGCAATGGCAACAGCAAAGTTAGACAATGACCCAGGGGATATGGAGAGTACAGGCATTAGGATCTATGACGAGAACAGCGGCATGGGCGGTGAGGAACCTCATGCAACTGGTTACTATGCTATTGCGATGGGCTTGAAAGCGACCGCCAGCGGAGATTATTCCACATCGATGGGTTATGGCTCAATCGCCAGCGGAAGGGTATCTGTGGCGATTAGCAATTCAGTTGCAGCAGGTTCTGGCTCGTTTGCCGGCGGCGGAGATTATGATCCAGCGACAGGATTTGGTACTGCTGGCGGTACAGCCTACGGCAGAAGCTCGTTTGCGTTCGGCGTAGGCGCAGTAGCGGGTGTTGACGGCGACACGACAGACGGCGGACAGATAGCCATGGGCAACAACGCACAGGCGACGCACGCAAATTCAGTTGCTCTCGGCAACAACTCCGTAACGGTAGCGGACAACACGATAGCGGTTGGCGGAACAGGCTACAGCACGTGGAAAAGAATAACGGGCGTGGCAGACGGAACGGCAGCCACAGACGCGGCGACGTTCGGACAGCTGACAAACTACACGGCGGTTAAAGTCACAGGTAAAGATACTTCATCCTCAACAGATAACCTTAGAACGGCAAGCGGCATAGAACTTGCAGCCGGAGACAACATAGGCTTTGCGCTTGACGGCAACAAGCTGACAATCAGCTCCACCGGCGGAAGCGGCGGCGACAGCATCTGGGAATATGACATGACGACAGGCGCCAGCGGCACAGGCATCTGCGTTAAGAACGCTTCTAACACCGCCGACGGAAATTATTCCACGTCGATGGGCTACGCAACGCAGTCCAGCGGAAATTATTCCACGTCGATGGGCTACGTAACGCAGTCCAGAGGAAATTATTCCACGTCGATGGGCAGCTATACGATCGCCAGCGGAGATTATTCCACGGCGATGGGCGCCGGAACGATCGCCAGCGGAGAGAGAACCACGGCGATGGGCACCGGAACGCGCGCCATCGGAAATTATTCCACAGCGATGGGCTGGAGTACGAGTGCCAGCGGAGATTATTCCACAGCGATGGGTGATGGTACGAGTGCCAGCGGAGATGGTTCCACGGCGATGGGCGCTGGTACGACCGCCAGCGGAAATGCGTCCACAGCGATGGGAGATAGTACGACCCCCAGCGGAAGAAATTATACCACCGCGATGGGCTACCTTACGACCGCCACCGGATCTGCTTCCACGGCGATGGGCTGGGATACGAACGCCAGCGGAGATAATTCCACATCGATGGGCTATTTTACGAACGCCAGCGGATTTGCGTCCACAGCGATGGGCTACCGGACGAACGCCAGCGGCGATGTTTCCACAGCGATGGGCTGGGATACGACCGCCAGCGGATGGGCTTCCACGGCGATGGGCTGGAGTACGAACGCCAGCGGAACTGCGTCCACAGCGATGGGTGATGGTACGAACGCCAGCGGAACTGCGTCCACAGCGATGGGTGATGGTACGAACGCCAGCGGATTTGCGTCCACAGCGATGGGCTACCTTACGACCGCCAGCGGAGGTGACTCTGTATCAATGGGCTATGCTTCTAATGCAGTTGGATACGGTTCATTTGCCGGCGGCGGATATAGCCATTCGACCTCAGACTACGCCGCAGGCGGCACAGCCTACGGCAAAAGTTCGTTTGCGTTCGGCATAGGCGCGGTAGCGGGCGTTGAAAATCAAGCAAGTACTTACGCCGGAACGATCGCGCTTGGCAACAACGCTCAGGCGGTACACAAAAACTCTGTTGCTCTCGGCAACAACGCAGTGACAAGAGCAGTCGGCGACCCGATAACAAGCGCGACGATCGGAACAACAACCTACAACTTCACAGGCGGAAGCACAGCCGAAGGCGTAGTTTCAATAGGCGGTACAGGACACCTGAAACAGCTTATCAACGTGGCGAACGGCGCGGTAGCATGCGGTTCAACCGACGCGGTCAACGGCGGACAGCTATATGACATAATCAGCCAGCTTCCGGCCGGCGGCGGAGATTGGACAGCAAAAGTCAGAACGACAGACCTTGCCGTTAATTCCTCCAACCCGCTTGAATTTGTTGCCGGAGACGGCATAGAACTTTCAGCAGACAGCACAAGCGGAAACAAAATAACAATAAAAGCGACCGGAGGCGGAACAGATGAATTTGTCGTACGTTACGACAAAGACGCCGTAAGCGGAGAAAAACTTAACAGCGTAACGCTGAAAGACAAAGACGGCGGCACAACGTCACAGGTAGCGCTTAAAAACGTGGCAGGCGGTGTTGCGGATACTGACGCGGTAAACGTGGCGCAGCTGAAGGAAGTTAAGAACGACGTTGCAAATCTCGGCAGCGAAGTTACAACTCTCGGTGAAACCGTCAACACGGGCTGGAACGCAAAAGTTGGAGACACAACGATAAACGTCAGTCCTGCAAGCAAAGACCTTACCTTCAAGGGAGCAAACGAAAACGTAGTAATTAAAGCCGACGCAGCGACAAACACAATAACGATTGACGCCAAAGGCTCAACAGATGTTGCTGCGGCACACTACGACACAGGAACCGAACAGAAAGTAATGACGCTTGCTGGCGAAGGCGGAACGACGATCAAGAATGTAGCGGCAGGCGTTGAAAACACAGACGCGGTGAACGTCGGACAGCTGAACAGCCTTGCGGCTGCCACCAACCAGGCAATAGGCGACCTTGCGGCATCTACAAACAATGCGCTTGGCTCAATGCAGAACGAAATCAACTCTGTATCCGGTGAAGTCAGGGAAGTCGGAGCGATATCCGCGGCATTGGCGGGACTGCACTACGCAGAGCCGAGCGGCGAAGAAGGCGACAGATTTGCCGGAGCAGTCGCCTACGGTGGCTACAGAGGCGAAAGCGCGGCGGCAGTCGGCGTGGCGTTCAAACCGAACCCGAACTTTATGCTCAGCGCGTCAACAAGCGTCGGCAACAGCCAGAACGCGTACAACGCGGGAATAAGCTACAAATTCGGCAAGGGCAATACGGCAGTAACGCGCGCGGCGCTTCAGAAACAGGTAAAGTATGTAAATGAACAGAATACTGCCTTGAAAGCTGAAAATGCCGCTCAGAACACACATATAGCGAAGCTTGAAAACGATAAGGCGCTACAGGACGAAGTTATCCGTAAACTGCTTGAAAGAGTTGAAAAGCTTGAGAACAATAAGGCAAAGTCTGCCCCTGTTTCCGAACAGAAACAGCCGGTGAAAGCAGAACAGCCGAAGGTTGGACAAACGAAAACAGTACAGCCGAAGCCTGAAACAAAAGCGGCAAAGGCAAATGTTTCGCAGACGCCTGTATCCGGCAAGAATATTCAGGTGTTTTCTTCAGCGAGAAGAAGCGATTCGCAGCGGCTTGCGGACAGTCTCAATGCCAAGGGCTACAACGCCTTTGTCGGAGATGGCGTTGTAAAAGGCAGAACCTATTACAGAACGTTTGTTGACGGCGGAGATAATCCTCAGGCGGTGCTCGGTCAGCTTAAAGCCGCAGGAATTAACGGATTTATTTTCAAATGA
- a CDS encoding indolepyruvate oxidoreductase subunit beta yields the protein MNDTKSILLVGVGGQGTILASKILSEGLARKGFDIKMSEIHGMSQRGGSVSTHVRYGSKVASPIVSEGEADVLVAFEKSEAVRWLNYLKKGGWLVVNNYEIKSLPVLTGLAEYPEQVIEQLNAAVENVKIFNATQIARELGNERAQNIVLLGALIKALGIADMDWDSVLEQLMPAKVVELNKKALHAGMEQ from the coding sequence ATGAACGACACCAAAAGTATTCTGCTTGTAGGCGTTGGCGGACAGGGAACAATCCTTGCTTCCAAAATTCTCTCCGAAGGTCTTGCCCGCAAAGGCTTTGACATCAAAATGTCGGAAATACACGGAATGTCGCAGCGCGGCGGCTCTGTTTCAACCCACGTGCGCTACGGCTCAAAGGTTGCTTCCCCGATAGTTTCCGAAGGAGAAGCGGACGTTCTCGTTGCATTTGAAAAATCAGAGGCAGTTCGCTGGCTCAATTATCTCAAAAAAGGCGGCTGGCTTGTCGTCAACAACTACGAAATAAAATCGCTGCCGGTGCTGACAGGACTTGCGGAATATCCTGAACAGGTAATTGAGCAGCTTAACGCGGCAGTTGAAAACGTTAAAATATTCAACGCCACTCAGATAGCGCGTGAACTCGGCAACGAAAGAGCGCAGAACATAGTGCTTCTCGGAGCGCTCATAAAGGCGCTCGGCATTGCAGACATGGACTGGGACAGCGTGCTTGAACAGCTTATGCCGGCAAAGGTTGTTGAGCTTAACAAAAAAGCGCTTCACGCAGGTATGGAGCAGTAG
- the gyrA gene encoding DNA gyrase subunit A gives MDNGSKQANLFEIGRVSALPIEDEIKTSYINYAMSVIVGRAIPDARDGLKPVQRRVLWDMLELGVRHNQQTKKSARIVGDTMGKYHPHGDASIYDTMARLAQDFNLRYPLVEGQGNFGSIDGDPPAAMRYTEAKLQLLGEEMLADINEETVDWMPNFDESLMEPAVLPSRIPNLLVNGTTGIAVGMATNMPPHNLGEAIDVCCALLSNPETELSELVRLMPGPDFPTGGIIMGRDGIMDAYRTGRGKIILRGRAEIVEGNRGRNSIVITEIPYAVNKTTFIETIAKCVQAGQIDGVSDLRDESDREGMRIVIDTKADADPNLVLRQLYNRTQLQTTFGVINLAILDGQTRELNLKEMVGIFLDHRREVVRRRTEFRLRKAEERAHIVEGLLKALDIIDEVIRTIKSSENAVTARNALVANLGFTEIQAQAILDMKLHRLTGLERNKLDTEMKQLQADIARYRDILGSSFVLDSVVKSELVEIKEQYGDKRRTDIEDGGLEEVNDEDLIPEEDIVIALSRDGYVRRMPLADYRVQGRGGKGVKGVATKAEDEVAILETTTTHRQLFLFTDKGKVYGMKGYMIPQPKTGKGKLISTLVQLEQDEKVVAVKDKDANDAKYIFFVTKNGIAKRLPVEELDGLTRAGRRVLGLTDGDNIARIRVTHGNDELLFTTAKGQTIRVPEDEFRPLGRQAQGVKGIRLDDGDTVVGCDVVTEGYQVLFISAKGIGKRTEYSEFTTHHRGGYGVRSMKLTAKTGDLIGAWGVDDEEEIIIISANGRIVRIPVKQISILSRTATGYTVARLDEGDTIADISIVREVEED, from the coding sequence ATGGATAACGGTTCAAAGCAGGCAAATCTTTTTGAGATAGGCAGGGTTTCCGCTCTCCCTATTGAAGACGAGATTAAGACCAGCTATATCAATTACGCTATGTCGGTTATCGTCGGACGCGCCATTCCCGACGCCCGCGACGGTCTGAAACCTGTTCAGCGCCGCGTGCTTTGGGACATGCTTGAGCTTGGTGTGCGCCACAATCAGCAGACAAAGAAATCGGCGCGTATCGTCGGTGACACGATGGGTAAATATCACCCGCACGGCGACGCTTCGATTTACGATACCATGGCGAGACTTGCTCAGGATTTTAACCTGCGCTATCCGCTTGTTGAAGGTCAGGGCAACTTTGGTTCAATAGACGGAGACCCCCCCGCGGCAATGCGTTACACCGAAGCCAAGCTTCAGTTGCTGGGCGAAGAGATGCTGGCAGATATCAACGAGGAAACGGTTGACTGGATGCCTAACTTTGACGAATCTCTTATGGAGCCTGCGGTGCTTCCTTCGCGTATCCCCAATCTGCTTGTGAACGGCACCACAGGCATAGCCGTAGGTATGGCTACCAATATGCCGCCGCACAATTTGGGCGAGGCAATAGATGTTTGCTGTGCTTTGCTTTCTAATCCCGAGACGGAGCTTTCGGAGCTTGTAAGGCTTATGCCGGGGCCTGATTTCCCGACAGGCGGAATTATCATGGGCAGAGACGGTATTATGGACGCCTACAGAACGGGCAGGGGTAAGATAATTCTGAGAGGCCGCGCGGAGATTGTTGAAGGAAACCGCGGCAGGAATTCTATCGTTATCACGGAGATTCCGTATGCGGTGAATAAAACGACGTTTATTGAAACGATTGCGAAGTGCGTTCAGGCAGGGCAGATTGACGGTGTTTCAGACCTGCGCGACGAGTCCGACCGCGAAGGTATGCGTATCGTTATAGACACGAAGGCTGACGCGGATCCCAATCTTGTGCTCCGCCAGCTTTACAACCGCACCCAGCTTCAGACGACTTTCGGCGTTATAAACCTTGCCATTCTTGACGGTCAGACGCGCGAACTTAATCTTAAAGAGATGGTCGGAATATTCCTTGACCACCGCCGCGAGGTTGTGCGCCGCCGCACCGAATTCCGTCTGCGCAAGGCGGAGGAACGCGCTCATATCGTCGAAGGTTTGCTTAAGGCGCTTGACATAATCGACGAAGTCATACGCACGATTAAATCCTCAGAAAATGCGGTTACCGCAAGAAATGCCCTTGTTGCCAATCTCGGCTTTACCGAAATTCAGGCGCAGGCAATTCTTGACATGAAACTGCACAGACTTACCGGACTTGAAAGAAATAAGCTTGATACGGAAATGAAACAGCTGCAGGCTGACATTGCGCGTTACAGGGATATTCTCGGCAGCAGTTTTGTGCTTGACTCGGTAGTTAAGAGCGAGCTTGTTGAAATTAAGGAACAGTACGGGGACAAACGCCGCACGGATATTGAAGACGGCGGTCTTGAAGAGGTCAACGACGAGGATCTCATTCCTGAGGAGGATATCGTTATCGCCCTCAGCCGTGACGGTTACGTCAGAAGAATGCCGCTTGCCGACTACCGCGTGCAGGGACGCGGCGGAAAAGGAGTGAAAGGCGTTGCCACGAAAGCGGAAGACGAGGTTGCAATTCTTGAAACTACCACCACGCACCGCCAGCTTTTCCTCTTCACGGACAAAGGCAAGGTCTACGGAATGAAAGGCTACATGATTCCACAGCCGAAGACCGGAAAAGGCAAGCTGATTTCAACGCTTGTGCAGCTTGAACAGGACGAAAAGGTTGTTGCCGTTAAAGACAAGGACGCAAACGACGCTAAGTATATTTTCTTCGTTACGAAAAACGGTATAGCCAAGAGACTGCCCGTTGAAGAGCTTGACGGGCTTACAAGGGCAGGCAGACGCGTGCTCGGACTTACCGACGGCGACAACATTGCAAGAATCCGCGTCACGCACGGAAATGACGAACTGCTGTTTACAACGGCAAAGGGGCAGACGATACGCGTTCCCGAAGACGAATTCCGCCCGCTCGGCAGGCAGGCGCAGGGCGTTAAAGGCATACGCCTTGACGACGGCGACACTGTTGTCGGCTGCGACGTTGTTACAGAGGGCTATCAGGTGCTTTTCATTTCCGCAAAGGGAATAGGCAAACGCACGGAATATTCAGAGTTCACCACGCATCATCGCGGAGGCTACGGAGTGCGTTCAATGAAACTGACCGCAAAAACCGGAGACCTTATCGGCGCGTGGGGCGTTGACGACGAAGAAGAGATAATTATCATATCGGCAAACGGACGCATAGTCCGCATACCGGTGAAACAGATTTCAATCCTCAGCCGTACTGCAACGGGCTATACCGTAGCGCGGCTTGACGAGGGCGATACTATTGCGGACATCAGCATAGTCCGCGAAGTAGAGGAGGATTAG